From Desulfovibrio sp. TomC, a single genomic window includes:
- the rnc gene encoding ribonuclease III: MPASSVPAKDPDQTPATPETSSALSLGHEFADPRLLTVALTHSSFANERGESAGHNERLEFLGDAVLELCVSEELFARFPEAPEGELTLLRSQLVNESSLAVMARRLGLENHVLLGRGEENQGGRGRASLLSDVFEAVVGAIFQDGGYEAAQTFVARVFAGSWPARPAAPKAKDFKSRLQEYTQRTHKTRPVYALLGSAGPEHDKRFEVRLTLPCGREILATEKSVKKAEQMAAHMALVALGQKPSDDSPAG; the protein is encoded by the coding sequence ATGCCCGCATCGTCAGTTCCTGCAAAGGATCCGGATCAAACCCCGGCAACGCCCGAAACCTCCAGCGCCCTCTCCCTTGGCCACGAATTTGCCGATCCCCGGCTGCTGACCGTGGCGCTGACCCACAGTTCTTTTGCCAATGAACGCGGCGAGAGCGCCGGACATAACGAACGGCTGGAATTTTTAGGCGACGCGGTCCTGGAGCTGTGCGTGTCAGAGGAACTTTTTGCCCGGTTCCCCGAGGCTCCGGAAGGCGAGCTGACCTTGCTGCGCTCCCAGCTCGTCAATGAATCGAGTCTGGCCGTCATGGCCAGACGCCTGGGCCTGGAGAACCACGTGCTGCTTGGGCGGGGGGAGGAAAACCAGGGAGGCCGGGGACGGGCTTCGCTGCTAAGCGACGTGTTCGAGGCTGTGGTGGGGGCGATTTTCCAGGACGGCGGCTACGAAGCGGCCCAGACCTTTGTGGCCCGGGTGTTCGCCGGGTCGTGGCCGGCCCGGCCGGCCGCGCCCAAGGCCAAGGATTTCAAAAGCCGCCTGCAGGAGTACACGCAAAGGACCCACAAGACCCGGCCGGTCTATGCCCTGCTCGGCAGCGCCGGGCCGGAACACGACAAGCGTTTCGAAGTGCGTCTGACCCTGCCGTGCGGCCGGGAAATTCTGGCTACGGAAAAAAGCGTCAAAAAAGCCGAACAGATGGCGGCCCATATGGCCCTGGTGGCCCTGGGACAGAAGCCTTCGGACGACTCCCCCGCCGGTTGA
- a CDS encoding phosphotransacetylase family protein encodes MAGLYVGATAGYSGKNMVVMGLGLRLQKEGYKVGYLKPVGAVPKEIDGRLWDEDAYHVQRILRTHEEPETLTPVIATHDFQVRAFRNQVGDVMESIRDAYATVSAGKDVTIVGGSGGMHTGRYCQADGVRVVHELGLKAVVIDRYSKELNYDYLLVLKEQLGDHLAGVILNDVAPNFMDETTKLIVPFLRDRGIRVLGVIPKDPLMGAIKVSDLADRLGGKVISAHHKSDRIVESFLIGTMQVENFMTHFRRQKNSAIIVGGDRSDVHLVALEGDSPCLVLTGNLYPNDIILTRSEVLEIPIIVVREDTYTVAKKMETLLMRHKLRDEIKIRQGAQLINANLDFTVLREQLGL; translated from the coding sequence ATGGCTGGATTGTATGTGGGAGCGACGGCCGGATATTCGGGCAAGAACATGGTGGTCATGGGCCTTGGCCTGCGCCTGCAAAAAGAGGGCTACAAGGTCGGCTATCTCAAACCCGTGGGGGCCGTGCCCAAGGAAATTGACGGCCGTCTGTGGGACGAGGACGCCTACCATGTCCAACGGATTTTGCGGACGCACGAAGAACCGGAAACGCTGACCCCGGTCATTGCCACCCATGATTTCCAGGTCCGGGCCTTTCGCAACCAGGTCGGCGACGTCATGGAGTCCATCCGGGACGCCTACGCCACGGTCAGCGCCGGCAAGGACGTGACCATCGTCGGCGGGTCCGGCGGGATGCACACCGGCCGCTACTGCCAGGCCGACGGCGTGCGCGTGGTGCATGAACTGGGCCTCAAGGCCGTGGTCATCGACCGCTATTCCAAGGAACTCAACTACGACTATCTGCTCGTGCTCAAGGAGCAGCTCGGCGACCACTTGGCCGGCGTCATCTTAAACGACGTGGCTCCCAATTTCATGGACGAGACGACCAAGCTCATCGTCCCCTTTCTGCGCGACCGGGGCATTCGCGTCCTTGGCGTCATCCCCAAGGACCCGCTCATGGGGGCCATCAAGGTGTCTGATCTGGCCGACCGGCTCGGCGGCAAGGTCATAAGCGCCCATCACAAGTCCGACCGCATCGTGGAGAGTTTCCTCATCGGCACCATGCAGGTGGAAAACTTCATGACGCATTTTCGACGCCAGAAGAATTCCGCCATCATCGTCGGCGGCGACCGCTCCGACGTCCACCTCGTGGCCCTTGAGGGCGACAGCCCCTGTCTGGTGCTGACCGGCAATCTGTACCCCAACGACATCATCCTCACCCGCTCCGAGGTGCTGGAGATTCCCATCATCGTGGTCCGGGAAGACACCTATACCGTGGCCAAAAAGATGGAAACGCTCCTTATGCGCCACAAGTTGCGCGATGAGATCAAGATCCGCCAGGGCGCCCAACTCATTAACGCCAATCTCGATTTCACGGTCCTGCGGGAACAGCTCGGGCTCTAG